Proteins encoded in a region of the Roseateles sp. SL47 genome:
- a CDS encoding ATP-binding protein, with protein sequence MSGFVFDACELNPELRQLLIGGVPVPLGSRAFDVLLALVERAGQLVTKEALLNLVWPGVVVEEANVQVQISTLRKLLGPQVIATIPGRGYRFTARLHTPQADGPPLPEPRTPFIGRVAALARCADLLRRNRLLTLTGIGGCGKTRLALELAHQQAEHYPGGTWFVDLAPVADGLGVVPAVAVALDVREDPGVPTVDRVAAHLGHRRVLMVLDNCEHVLAAVAALGDGLLTRCPGLTLLATSRVVLHVDGEQVFPVQALTLPASAAADALSASEAVQLFLSRAVLACPDLDLPASQLPAVGALCHRLEGLPLAIELAAARAGVLSVSEIEAGLGDRFRFLTATGRAPSRHQTLEAALQWSYANLTDTEQRAFCGLSVFAGGWTLASAAAVCGLHDAMAALELLVSLNDKSLLVVDRRPPETRYGMLETVREFAQARLEESGEGPLARQNHLWWVMGLVEQAAPALQGPAQGEWMARLRREQENIVAAQLACLQQAERGGGEALTLAAQLSRYWLNSAQLERGYRFATDALAHAGASAAPLQHCRALGAVGTIAFRMGRYDESLEAASRSLAMARDLGDAGEVAAALMLRTKGLHALGQDHLALPCAAESCEAARALGMTTRLSAALNNLGEIHRGLGHVEAAQACYEEAVDITRQLGYAGGTFVSLCNLVRLSISTARLDSAAAWLLEGVALWESAGMKAMAKDLLECSAGLAACRGEAGTAARFVGAAQARLEESGIRRERVDEDFLAPLMANARRQLGAMAFGQEEAAGKATGFQMSMEEVKVWLQGCRDPHRRPPDLPGFPVSPD encoded by the coding sequence ATGTCCGGCTTCGTCTTTGATGCCTGCGAGCTGAACCCTGAATTGCGCCAGTTGCTGATCGGTGGGGTGCCCGTGCCCTTAGGGTCCCGCGCGTTCGACGTGCTGTTGGCGCTGGTGGAGCGGGCCGGGCAATTGGTGACCAAGGAGGCCTTGTTGAACCTGGTCTGGCCGGGCGTGGTGGTGGAGGAAGCCAATGTGCAGGTGCAGATTTCGACGCTGCGCAAGCTGCTCGGGCCCCAGGTCATTGCCACGATTCCGGGCCGGGGATACCGCTTCACCGCCCGGCTGCATACGCCGCAGGCGGATGGGCCGCCTCTTCCCGAGCCTCGGACACCCTTTATTGGTCGTGTGGCCGCCCTGGCCCGTTGCGCTGATCTGTTGAGGCGGAACCGGCTGCTGACGCTCACCGGCATCGGTGGCTGCGGCAAGACACGCCTGGCGCTGGAATTGGCGCATCAGCAGGCGGAGCACTACCCTGGCGGCACCTGGTTTGTGGACCTGGCACCGGTGGCCGACGGCCTGGGCGTGGTGCCTGCCGTCGCGGTGGCGCTGGACGTGCGGGAAGACCCCGGCGTGCCCACCGTAGACCGAGTGGCGGCACATCTGGGCCACCGGCGGGTCCTGATGGTGCTGGACAACTGTGAGCATGTTCTGGCGGCGGTCGCGGCGCTGGGTGACGGCCTGCTGACCCGCTGCCCGGGCCTGACGCTGCTGGCGACCAGCCGGGTGGTGCTGCATGTCGACGGCGAGCAGGTCTTTCCCGTCCAAGCGCTGACGCTGCCGGCCAGCGCGGCGGCGGACGCGCTTTCGGCATCCGAGGCGGTACAACTGTTCCTGAGCCGAGCCGTGCTGGCGTGTCCCGATCTGGACCTGCCGGCGTCACAGCTGCCGGCGGTCGGCGCGCTGTGCCACCGGCTGGAAGGCCTGCCGCTGGCCATCGAGTTGGCCGCCGCACGTGCGGGTGTTCTGTCCGTGTCCGAGATCGAGGCGGGGCTGGGCGACCGCTTCCGGTTTCTCACCGCCACGGGCCGCGCCCCGTCCCGCCACCAGACGCTGGAGGCAGCCCTTCAGTGGAGTTATGCCAATCTGACGGACACCGAGCAGCGTGCCTTTTGCGGCCTGTCCGTCTTTGCCGGTGGCTGGACGCTGGCCTCCGCCGCCGCCGTGTGCGGCTTGCATGACGCCATGGCTGCACTGGAGCTGCTGGTGAGCCTCAATGACAAGTCCCTGCTGGTGGTGGACCGTCGACCGCCCGAGACCCGTTACGGCATGCTGGAGACGGTTCGGGAATTTGCGCAGGCGCGCTTGGAAGAAAGCGGGGAAGGGCCGCTGGCACGGCAGAACCACCTGTGGTGGGTGATGGGCCTGGTGGAGCAGGCCGCCCCAGCGCTGCAAGGTCCGGCGCAGGGCGAATGGATGGCCCGGCTGCGTCGAGAGCAGGAGAACATCGTGGCGGCGCAACTCGCTTGCCTGCAGCAGGCAGAGCGTGGTGGCGGCGAAGCGCTCACCTTGGCGGCGCAGTTGTCCCGCTACTGGCTCAATTCAGCCCAACTGGAGCGCGGTTACCGTTTTGCCACGGATGCCTTGGCGCACGCGGGGGCGTCCGCTGCGCCCCTGCAGCATTGCCGCGCCCTGGGGGCGGTGGGCACGATTGCTTTCCGCATGGGTCGCTACGACGAGAGCCTGGAGGCCGCGTCCCGCAGCCTGGCCATGGCCCGAGACCTGGGCGATGCCGGAGAAGTGGCTGCCGCCCTGATGTTGCGGACCAAAGGCCTGCATGCCCTCGGGCAGGACCATCTGGCGCTGCCGTGTGCCGCCGAGAGCTGCGAAGCCGCACGCGCGCTGGGCATGACCACCCGGCTGAGCGCGGCGCTGAACAATCTCGGCGAGATCCATCGCGGGCTGGGCCATGTGGAGGCCGCCCAGGCCTGTTATGAAGAGGCCGTCGACATCACGCGGCAGTTGGGCTACGCCGGTGGCACCTTTGTGTCGCTGTGCAATCTGGTGCGCCTGTCCATTTCGACCGCGCGTCTGGACAGTGCCGCTGCATGGCTGCTGGAGGGCGTGGCGCTGTGGGAGTCGGCCGGCATGAAGGCCATGGCCAAAGACCTGCTGGAATGCAGCGCGGGCCTGGCGGCCTGTCGGGGGGAGGCGGGCACCGCAGCCCGGTTCGTTGGCGCGGCACAAGCCCGGCTGGAGGAATCCGGCATCCGGCGGGAGCGGGTGGATGAGGACTTCCTCGCCCCGCTGATGGCCAATGCCCGCCGGCAACTGGGAGCCATGGCGTTTGGTCAGGAGGAAGCCGCCGGCAAGGCAACGGGCTTTCAGATGTCGATGGAAGAGGTCAAGGTCTGGCTGCAGGGATGCCGAGACCCGCATCGGCGGCCCCCAGACCTTCCGGGTTTTCCCGTGTCACCGGATTGA
- a CDS encoding O-acetylhomoserine aminocarboxypropyltransferase/cysteine synthase family protein, whose protein sequence is MSQPDSSTPVSSWRFETLSIHGGYSPDPTTKAVAVPIYQTVAYAFDSAQHGADLFDLKVPGNIYSRIMNPTNDVLEKRLAALEGGIGALAVASGQAAVTYAILTITEAGDNIVASSALYGGTYNLLAHTLPQYGVKARFADYRQPESFGALIDEHTKAIFVESLGNPQGNVTDIERIAQIAHAHGVPLIVDNTVPSPYLSRPIEHGADIVVHSLTKYLGGHGTSIGGAIVDSGRFPWAQHKERFKRLNEPDPSYHGVVYTEALGPAAYIGRARVVPLRNTGAALSPFNAFLILQGIETLALRLDRISDNALALARHLQRHAQVSWVNYAGLEDHPDHGLVRKYLSGKASGIVTFGLKGPQGEGRERGARFLDALQLFTRLVNIGDVRSLATHPASTTHRQLSPTELDKAGVSEDTIRLSVGIEHIDDLVADLDQALAAAAS, encoded by the coding sequence ATGTCCCAGCCCGACTCGTCCACGCCAGTGTCCTCCTGGCGTTTCGAAACCCTCTCCATCCACGGTGGTTATTCCCCCGACCCCACGACCAAAGCCGTGGCCGTGCCCATCTACCAGACGGTGGCGTACGCCTTTGACAGCGCCCAGCATGGCGCCGATCTGTTCGATCTGAAGGTGCCGGGCAACATCTACAGCCGCATCATGAACCCCACCAATGACGTGCTGGAGAAACGGCTCGCGGCATTGGAAGGCGGCATTGGCGCGCTGGCCGTGGCGTCCGGGCAGGCGGCGGTGACCTATGCCATCCTGACCATCACCGAGGCCGGGGACAACATCGTCGCTTCCAGCGCCTTGTACGGCGGGACCTACAACCTGCTCGCCCACACGCTGCCGCAATATGGCGTGAAGGCGCGCTTTGCGGATTACCGGCAGCCCGAATCGTTCGGGGCGCTCATTGACGAGCACACCAAGGCCATCTTTGTGGAATCGCTGGGCAATCCGCAGGGCAATGTCACCGACATCGAGCGTATTGCCCAGATTGCGCATGCGCATGGCGTGCCGCTGATTGTGGACAACACCGTGCCGTCCCCCTACCTGAGCCGGCCCATCGAACATGGCGCGGACATCGTGGTGCATTCCCTCACCAAGTATCTGGGCGGCCATGGCACCAGCATCGGCGGGGCCATCGTGGATTCCGGCCGCTTTCCCTGGGCGCAGCACAAGGAACGCTTCAAGCGGCTGAATGAGCCGGACCCCAGCTATCACGGGGTGGTCTACACCGAGGCGCTTGGCCCTGCTGCCTACATCGGTCGGGCGCGCGTGGTGCCGCTGAGAAACACCGGTGCGGCGTTGTCACCGTTCAACGCCTTCCTGATTCTGCAGGGGATCGAGACCCTGGCGTTGCGTCTGGATCGCATCAGTGACAACGCGCTGGCGCTGGCCCGGCATCTGCAGCGCCATGCGCAGGTGAGCTGGGTCAACTATGCAGGCTTGGAGGACCATCCCGACCATGGGCTGGTCCGCAAGTACCTGTCGGGCAAGGCGTCCGGCATTGTCACGTTCGGCCTGAAAGGCCCGCAGGGGGAAGGGCGCGAGCGCGGCGCACGCTTCCTGGATGCCCTGCAGTTGTTCACCCGCCTGGTCAATATCGGCGACGTCCGTTCGCTGGCCACGCATCCCGCCTCGACCACACACCGGCAACTCTCGCCCACTGAACTGGACAAGGCCGGGGTCTCGGAAGACACGATTCGGCTGTCGGTCGGCATCGAGCACATCGATGACCTGGTGGCTGATCTCGATCAGGCGCTGGCGGCTGCGGCGTCTTGA